Proteins encoded by one window of Chrysiogenes arsenatis DSM 11915:
- the purB gene encoding adenylosuccinate lyase — protein sequence MSQSNTFVSPFSQRYASPEMSYIFSNDFKFSTWRKLWVALAEGERALGLPITQSQIDAMKANINNIDYTKAAEYEKKLRHDVMAHVHTFGDLVPEAMPIIHLGATSAYVGDNTDLIQMKEALVLLRKKMVNLLQNLADFAMKYKDLPTLGYTHFQPAQLTTVGKRAALWMQDFVLDFAELEHRITTIPFRGVKGTTGTQASFMELFEGDHEKIKALDAFVTKQMGFERHLTITGQTYTRKIDAMILSDLANLASSAHKMATDLRLLANLKEVEEPFEKHQIGSSAMAYKRNPMRSERVCALSRFVISNVMNPLQTQSVQWFERTLDDSANKRLAVPEAFLAMDSALDILINVTSGMVVYPKMIERHLMAELPFIASENIMMAAVKKGGDRQELHEKIRQHSIAAGHNVKHEGGDNDLLERLAADPDFDLNLEELKAALKPSLYVGRAPEQTAEFVADEIVPILERYKDQLGVAVELKV from the coding sequence ATGTCACAGTCCAACACGTTCGTTTCTCCATTTTCACAACGCTATGCTTCGCCGGAAATGTCATACATTTTCAGCAACGACTTTAAGTTTTCCACCTGGCGCAAACTCTGGGTAGCGCTGGCCGAAGGGGAGCGCGCACTTGGTTTGCCAATCACGCAATCGCAGATTGACGCCATGAAGGCCAACATCAACAACATTGACTACACCAAAGCCGCAGAGTACGAAAAAAAGCTGCGTCATGACGTCATGGCGCACGTACACACCTTTGGTGACCTTGTTCCCGAAGCGATGCCGATCATCCACCTCGGCGCTACCAGTGCGTACGTGGGCGATAACACCGACCTGATTCAGATGAAAGAAGCGCTGGTACTGCTGCGTAAAAAAATGGTCAATCTGCTGCAAAATCTGGCCGACTTTGCCATGAAGTATAAAGATTTACCAACACTTGGCTACACGCACTTTCAACCGGCTCAGCTCACAACGGTTGGTAAACGCGCGGCGCTGTGGATGCAGGATTTTGTGCTCGATTTTGCGGAACTGGAACATCGCATTACCACGATTCCATTCCGTGGCGTAAAGGGGACGACTGGCACACAGGCCTCATTTATGGAGCTTTTTGAGGGGGATCACGAAAAAATCAAGGCGCTCGACGCTTTTGTCACCAAACAGATGGGCTTTGAGCGTCACCTGACCATTACGGGACAAACCTATACTCGCAAAATAGATGCCATGATTCTGAGCGATCTCGCCAATCTGGCAAGCTCTGCCCACAAGATGGCAACCGATCTGCGTCTGCTGGCGAACCTCAAAGAGGTAGAAGAGCCATTTGAGAAGCACCAGATCGGCTCTTCGGCGATGGCCTACAAGCGTAATCCGATGCGCAGCGAACGGGTCTGCGCGCTGTCGCGCTTTGTCATCAGTAACGTCATGAATCCCCTGCAAACACAATCGGTACAGTGGTTTGAGCGGACGCTTGACGACTCGGCCAACAAGCGCCTTGCCGTGCCGGAAGCATTTCTGGCGATGGACAGTGCGCTGGATATCCTGATTAATGTCACCAGCGGCATGGTGGTCTACCCCAAAATGATCGAGCGCCACCTGATGGCCGAACTGCCGTTTATCGCTTCGGAAAACATTATGATGGCCGCGGTGAAAAAAGGGGGCGACCGTCAGGAGTTGCACGAAAAAATCCGTCAACATTCGATTGCGGCAGGGCATAACGTAAAGCACGAAGGGGGCGACAACGACCTTTTGGAGCGTCTGGCAGCCGATCCTGATTTTGACCTGAACCTTGAAGAGCTAAAAGCAGCACTCAAACCTTCGCTCTATGTTGGCCGCGCACCAGAGCAGACAGCAGAATTTGTTGCGGATGAAATTGTCCCCATTCTGGAGCGGTACAAAGATCAGCTTGGGGTGGCGGTAGAGTTAAAGGTCTAG
- the hypB gene encoding hydrogenase nickel incorporation protein HypB: MCTDCGCAAPGGNFRHSHSHQHGDTHHAHEHHHDHTHDHGHDPHHHHHDDTAAANPHLQKRQTVEVVSRLLEKNVQQAVANRAHFAEHNILAINLMSSPGSGKTSLLEKLSAIANFRFGVIEGDLETNRDAARLQAKGVPAVQITTGTACHLDADMVHRALHDLPLNELEVVFIENVGNLVCPAAFDLGAHLNIVLLSVPEGDDKVAKYPVMFRIADLVILTKNDLLPYIPFREERVKEDLRQLNPKADYLSLNLQDDAALKKVCDYLLLKKQLRG, translated from the coding sequence ATGTGTACTGATTGCGGCTGTGCCGCTCCCGGCGGGAATTTCCGTCATTCTCACTCGCATCAGCATGGTGACACTCATCATGCGCACGAGCATCATCATGACCACACGCACGATCATGGTCACGATCCACACCATCATCACCACGATGACACGGCTGCTGCCAATCCGCATTTACAGAAGCGGCAGACCGTCGAAGTGGTCAGCCGTTTACTGGAAAAAAATGTGCAACAAGCGGTGGCCAATCGCGCCCACTTTGCCGAACACAACATTCTTGCCATCAATCTGATGAGCAGTCCAGGGAGTGGCAAAACGTCGCTCCTTGAAAAACTGTCAGCGATAGCCAACTTCCGTTTTGGTGTCATCGAAGGCGACTTGGAGACGAATCGCGACGCAGCGCGCTTGCAAGCCAAAGGGGTTCCAGCGGTGCAAATTACCACGGGCACGGCGTGCCATTTGGATGCCGACATGGTGCACCGCGCCTTGCACGATTTACCGCTTAACGAGCTGGAGGTCGTGTTTATTGAAAATGTTGGCAACCTTGTGTGTCCAGCAGCGTTTGACCTTGGCGCGCATTTGAATATCGTTTTACTGAGCGTCCCCGAAGGGGATGATAAAGTAGCGAAGTATCCCGTCATGTTCCGTATTGCCGATCTGGTGATTCTCACGAAAAATGATCTGCTGCCGTATATCCCTTTCCGCGAAGAGCGGGTCAAAGAGGATCTGCGACAACTCAACCCAAAAGCGGACTATCTGAGCCTGAACCTACAGGACGACGCGGCCTTGAAAAAAGTGTGCGACTATCTCCTTCTCAAAAAACAGTTGCGAGGATAG
- a CDS encoding HypC/HybG/HupF family hydrogenase formation chaperone, with translation MCLSIPSRVESIDEHNIATVDTMGVQRKVSLDLMGEPVAVGDYILLHVGFAIGKIDTDAAEQSLATYQEMIRLAEAAEER, from the coding sequence ATGTGTCTTTCCATTCCGTCACGCGTTGAGTCAATCGACGAACATAATATTGCTACGGTCGACACGATGGGCGTGCAGCGTAAAGTCAGTCTGGATCTGATGGGCGAACCGGTAGCAGTTGGCGACTATATTCTGCTGCATGTGGGGTTTGCTATTGGAAAAATCGATACCGACGCGGCGGAACAATCGCTGGCCACGTATCAGGAAATGATTCGTTTGGCCGAAGCGGCCGAAGAGCGCTGA
- a CDS encoding CTP synthase, giving the protein MPDFSGKKYIFVTGGVLSSLGKGLAAASIGALLEARGYRVKLQKFDPYINIDPGTMSPYQHGEVFVTDDGAETDLDLGHYERFVDMRANKYSNITTGKVYHSVIEKERRGDYLGGTVQVIPHITDEIKRNIYIGNEDADIIITEIGGTVGDIESLPFLESIRQFAYDVGRRNVCYMHLTLVPYISTAGEVKTKPTQHSVQELRKIGIQPDVLFCRTERPLSYDIREKIALFCNVATQNVIEAIDVDVIYRVPLQFYAEKADEAILDVLGLEKREIDLTQWKRIVDRCVNPSEKVSIAIVGKYAKLKEAYKSLAESIVHGGIENDVRVKIKWVDAEEVMQKGAAEMLHDVDGILVPGGFGDRGVEGKIQAIRYAREKKVPFFGICLGMQCAVIEYARNVLGIADATSIEFDAAARNPVIHFMAEQKNIENLGGTMRLGKYDCLVAPDTFSMQAYGKEMISERHRHRLEFNNKYRQELEQAGLVIAGTSPSGTLVEIVEIANHPWFVGCQFHPEFKSRPTKAHPLFRDFIRASMASGTLFREVGES; this is encoded by the coding sequence ATGCCTGACTTTAGTGGAAAAAAATACATCTTTGTCACGGGTGGCGTCCTGAGCTCGCTCGGCAAAGGGCTCGCCGCCGCCAGTATTGGCGCACTGCTCGAAGCGCGAGGCTACCGAGTAAAGCTTCAGAAATTTGATCCGTATATCAACATCGACCCAGGTACGATGAGCCCCTATCAACACGGCGAAGTGTTCGTCACCGATGACGGCGCTGAAACTGACCTTGACCTCGGCCACTATGAGCGATTTGTTGATATGCGCGCCAATAAATACTCCAACATTACGACGGGGAAAGTCTACCACTCGGTCATCGAAAAAGAGCGGCGCGGCGATTATCTCGGCGGCACCGTTCAAGTGATCCCGCACATCACCGATGAAATTAAACGTAATATTTATATCGGCAACGAAGATGCCGATATCATCATTACCGAAATCGGCGGAACGGTCGGCGACATCGAAAGTCTCCCTTTTCTTGAATCTATTCGGCAATTTGCGTACGACGTTGGACGGCGCAACGTTTGCTACATGCACTTAACTCTTGTGCCGTACATCAGTACCGCCGGTGAAGTAAAAACCAAGCCGACGCAACACAGCGTCCAGGAACTGCGCAAAATCGGTATTCAGCCGGATGTTCTTTTCTGCCGCACGGAACGTCCACTTTCCTACGATATCCGCGAAAAAATCGCTCTTTTCTGCAATGTTGCCACACAGAACGTGATCGAAGCTATTGATGTTGATGTGATCTATCGCGTACCACTCCAGTTTTATGCCGAAAAAGCGGACGAGGCGATCCTTGACGTGCTCGGGCTGGAGAAACGGGAAATAGACCTGACGCAGTGGAAACGGATTGTGGATCGTTGCGTCAACCCCAGCGAAAAAGTGTCGATCGCGATTGTTGGCAAATATGCCAAGCTCAAGGAAGCGTACAAATCACTGGCCGAAAGTATCGTCCATGGTGGTATCGAAAACGACGTCCGCGTAAAGATAAAATGGGTAGATGCCGAAGAAGTGATGCAAAAAGGGGCGGCAGAAATGCTGCACGATGTTGATGGCATCTTGGTTCCTGGCGGTTTTGGCGACCGTGGCGTGGAAGGGAAAATCCAAGCTATTCGCTATGCGCGTGAAAAGAAAGTTCCTTTCTTTGGAATTTGCCTTGGGATGCAGTGTGCGGTTATCGAGTATGCCCGCAATGTGCTTGGTATCGCCGATGCGACATCGATTGAATTTGATGCCGCAGCACGCAATCCGGTCATTCACTTTATGGCCGAGCAAAAAAATATTGAAAACCTTGGCGGCACTATGCGACTTGGGAAATACGATTGTCTGGTCGCTCCCGATACGTTCTCCATGCAAGCGTACGGGAAAGAAATGATCAGCGAACGACACCGCCACCGTTTGGAGTTTAACAATAAATACCGGCAAGAATTAGAGCAGGCGGGGTTAGTGATCGCCGGAACATCACCAAGCGGCACATTGGTTGAGATTGTCGAAATCGCCAATCATCCGTGGTTTGTGGGATGCCAGTTCCACCCTGAGTTCAAATCTCGACCTACCAAAGCGCATCCATTATTCCGCGACTTTATTCGCGCCAGCATGGCGAGCGGCACGTTGTTCCGCGAAGTAGGTGAATCATGA
- the kdsA gene encoding 3-deoxy-8-phosphooctulonate synthase → MSQLVNVGSVTLGNTQPLAFLLGPCAIESRDVVLRCAEKIAALREKYAIPVVFKSSYDKANRSSSASFRGIGMEEGLRVLQEVKQTYNFPLVTDIHESNQAAPAAEVVDLLQIPAFLCRQTDLLVAAGQTGKPINIKKGQFMAPWDMGNSIGKITATGNSHVTLTERGVSFGYNNLVVDFRSLAIMANTGCPVVFDATHAVQLPGGMGDRSGGQSEFVPLLSRCAVAAGVAALFMEVHTDPSQALCDGPNMLSIEQLDRLLPQLLALDATIKGT, encoded by the coding sequence ATGAGCCAGCTTGTCAACGTTGGATCGGTGACGCTTGGCAATACACAGCCGCTGGCGTTTTTGCTCGGCCCATGCGCTATTGAATCGCGCGATGTCGTGCTGCGCTGTGCCGAAAAGATCGCGGCATTGCGGGAGAAATATGCCATTCCGGTCGTTTTCAAGTCCTCGTACGATAAAGCCAATCGCAGTTCGTCCGCCAGCTTCCGTGGCATTGGCATGGAAGAGGGATTGCGCGTCTTGCAAGAAGTCAAGCAGACGTACAACTTCCCGCTTGTCACCGATATTCACGAATCGAATCAAGCAGCACCCGCCGCAGAAGTGGTTGATTTGCTGCAAATTCCCGCCTTCTTGTGCCGTCAGACCGATCTCTTAGTCGCCGCTGGCCAAACAGGCAAGCCGATCAATATCAAAAAAGGGCAGTTTATGGCTCCTTGGGATATGGGGAACAGCATTGGAAAAATTACCGCGACGGGCAATTCGCACGTAACACTGACCGAACGTGGCGTCAGTTTTGGGTATAACAACCTTGTAGTAGATTTCCGTTCGTTGGCGATCATGGCCAATACCGGATGCCCGGTCGTCTTTGACGCCACACACGCCGTGCAGCTCCCCGGTGGCATGGGCGACCGCAGCGGCGGGCAGTCGGAATTTGTCCCTTTGCTCTCCAGATGCGCCGTCGCCGCTGGTGTGGCAGCGCTGTTTATGGAAGTACACACTGATCCATCGCAAGCGCTGTGTGATGGCCCAAATATGCTTTCCATCGAGCAGCTTGATAGACTGTTGCCGCAATTGCTGGCACTTGACGCAACGATCAAGGGGACGTAA
- a CDS encoding KpsF/GutQ family sugar-phosphate isomerase, which yields MPSSLASAQRTIDIEIAQLQNLRQGLDTAFERAVDILAATRGKVVVTGMGKSGIIAKKIAATMASTGTSAFFMHPSEGLHGDLGMIMKEDSLIAISNSGTTNEVLQVINAVKRQGIPVIGMSAVGTSRLAEVSDVCLNLCVKREACPHDLAPTSSTTNTLVLGDALAIALLERKQFTPDDFAFFHPSGALGKRLLTRVSDVMHSAEKLPLRPLQATFSEVVYEMSAKGFGVVGILSPHGELAGLITDGDLRRLMQQHGAALFDKKAEEIMNRTPKRIAKEKLATEALAIMEKHSITSLFCVDSQGCPEGFIHLHQLLREGIA from the coding sequence ATGCCATCCTCACTTGCATCGGCGCAGCGCACGATAGATATCGAAATTGCCCAGTTGCAGAACCTCCGTCAAGGACTCGATACAGCATTTGAGCGCGCCGTTGATATTCTGGCAGCGACGCGCGGCAAAGTCGTCGTTACCGGTATGGGAAAAAGCGGCATTATTGCGAAAAAAATTGCTGCTACGATGGCCTCCACCGGCACCAGCGCTTTTTTCATGCACCCTTCTGAAGGGCTGCACGGAGATCTGGGCATGATCATGAAAGAAGATTCACTGATTGCCATCTCCAATAGCGGTACGACCAACGAAGTGCTTCAGGTGATCAATGCAGTAAAGCGTCAAGGAATACCCGTAATTGGGATGAGTGCCGTGGGAACGTCACGACTGGCAGAGGTTTCAGACGTCTGCCTGAATCTTTGTGTGAAACGCGAAGCCTGTCCGCATGACCTCGCTCCTACTTCATCTACTACCAACACACTTGTTCTGGGTGATGCGTTAGCGATTGCCCTGCTCGAGCGCAAGCAATTCACGCCTGACGACTTCGCTTTTTTTCATCCTTCCGGCGCACTGGGAAAACGTTTGCTGACACGTGTTTCCGATGTCATGCACAGTGCAGAAAAACTTCCCTTGCGCCCTTTGCAAGCAACGTTTTCCGAAGTTGTGTACGAAATGTCCGCCAAAGGATTTGGCGTTGTCGGGATTCTTTCGCCACACGGCGAATTGGCTGGTTTGATTACTGATGGCGATCTCCGCCGTTTGATGCAACAACACGGAGCGGCACTTTTTGACAAAAAAGCGGAAGAAATTATGAACCGCACCCCCAAAAGGATCGCCAAGGAAAAACTCGCAACAGAAGCGTTAGCTATCATGGAAAAACATTCCATTACCAGCCTCTTTTGTGTTGATAGCCAAGGGTGCCCTGAAGGGTTTATTCATCTGCATCAGTTACTTCGCGAAGGGATCGCATAA